The Malus domestica chromosome 10, GDT2T_hap1 genome contains a region encoding:
- the LOC139188714 gene encoding uncharacterized mitochondrial protein AtMg00810-like, which translates to MLCRMNSMPSLILALGPLFLHIPLRILWVVNGFFGSNENLMAPLIVIRLGFEDPTQPHHVCQLHKSLYSLKQAPRAWYDKLHATLHSLRFVGSQSDHSLFVKRDPTLVFILVYVVDILVTSPSSAAYQTVIKQLSALFPIKDLGALHYFLGIEVKRSSTGIFLSQTKYILDLLTKANMVEAKPCSTPLSTSNLDHHSPLLDNASEYRSLVGALQYLTWTRPDLSFAVNLMCQFMHTPRVSHFQDVKRILRYLKCTIDLGLWFSKCSSPPSIVAYSDADWAGCVLDRRSTGSHLDLSTSH; encoded by the exons ATGCTATGCAGGATGAATTCAATGCCCTCTTTAATACTGGCACTTGGTCCATTGTTCCTCCACATTCCTCTCAGAATATTGTGGGTTGTAAATGGGTTTTTCGGATCAAACGAAAACCTGATGGCTCCATTGATCGTTATAAGGCTCG GCTTCGAAGATCCTACTCAGCCACATCATGTATGTCAGCTTCACAAATCATTGTATAGCCTAAAACAAGCTCCTCGGGCTTGGTATGACAAATTACATGCTACCCTTCATTCTCTCCGCTTTGTGGGTTCTCAAAGTGATCACTCCCTCTTTGTCAAAAGGGATCCCACCTTGGTTTTTATTCTGGTTTATGTGGTTGATATACTGGTCACTAGTCCTTCCTCTGCAGCATATCAAACTGTGATCAAGCAACTCAGTGCATTGTTTCCCATCAAGGATCTTGGAGCTTTGCACTATTTTCTTGGTATTGAGGTTAAACGATCATCTACTGGTATCTTCCTATCTCAAACCAAATACATCTTGGACCTATTAACTAAAGCAAATATGGTTGAAGCTAAACCTTGCAGTACTCCCCTTAGTACCTCCAATCTTGATCATCACTCTCCACTGCTTGACAATGCTTCCGAGTATCGGTCTTTGGTTGGGGCTCTTCAATACCTAACCTGGACACGCCCGGATCTTAGTTTTGCTGTTAATCTTATGTGTCAGTTCATGCATACTCCTCGAGTTTCTCATTTTCAAGATGTTAAGAGAATACTTAGGTATCTCAAATGTACCATTGATCTTGGCCTCTGGTTTTCTAAATGTTCCTCACCACCTTCTATCGTGGCTTACTCCGACGCCGATTGGGCTGGTTGTGTCTTGGATAGACGGTCTACTGGGAGTCACTTGGATTTGTCAACTTCTCACTGA
- the LOC103446509 gene encoding uncharacterized protein: MVCKILKKAAIDINPMSINRCRGIRRRHRHNCSVIKAAAAAASSIVLTRIGFNKGFKFIQKRQTREGQPESELTKERRPLPPLTSPEKRTVFLDLDETLVHSVTGPPPKKFDFVVRPKIRGKIMTFYVVKRPGVDEFLEKLGNKYEVVVFTAGLREYATLVLDRLDRKRVISHRLYRDTCTEINGRFVKDLSGLGRDLSRLVIVDDNPNAYCFQPENAVPIRPFVDDVADRELRRVLEFFEDEETRSCDDIRDAVRRFVGYHESITSSSDDDDGADDGDGLELELELMDATWKLPVLIVSSKAREITSRRKFQPFGIPILEFRTRMVVMFCLFLLLLHVMCFRRASVHTFF, from the coding sequence atggTGTGCAAGATCTTGAAGAAAGCCGCAATCGACATAAATCCAATGTCCATCAACCGCTGTCGCGGCATAAGGCGGCGCCACCGCCACAACTGCTCAGTTATAAAGGCTGCAGCTGCTGCTGCCTCCTCTATCGTGCTGACCCGCATTGGCTTCAATAAAGGATTTAAGTTCATTCAAAAAAGACAAACCCGAGAGGGCCAACCCGAATCCGAATTAACCAAAGAACGCCGTCCGCTCCCACCGCTGACTTCGCCGGAGAAGCGGACCGTGTTCCTTGATCTCGACGAGACACTGGTCCATTCCGTGACGGGCCCGCCGCCCAAGAAATTTGACTTCGTCGTACGGCCGAAGATTCGCGGCAAAATCATGACTTTCTACGTCGTGAAGCGTCCCGGCGTGGACGAGTTTTTGGAGAAATTAGGGAACAAGTACGAGGTGGTTGTGTTCACGGCCGGGTTGCGCGAGTACGCAACGCTGGTGCTAGACCGGCTGGACCGGAAGCGGGTGATATCACACCGTCTCTACAGGGACACGTGTACGGAGATAAATGGTAGGTTCGTGAAGGACTTATCCGGATTGGGGAGGGACCTGAGCCGACTGGTGATCGTCGACGACAATCCCAACGCGTACTGCTTCCAGCCGGAGAACGCGGTCCCAATCCGGCCTTTTGTGGACGACGTGGCGGACCGGGAGTTGAGGAGGGTGCTGGAGTTCTTCGAGGACGAGGAGACTCGCAGTTGTGACGACATTAGGGACGCCGTGAGGCGGTTTGTTGGATATCACGAGTCGATAACTTCATCATCTGATGACGACGACGGTGCCGACGATGGTGATGGGTTGGAGTTGGAGTTGGAGTTGATGGACGCCACGTGGAAGCTTCCGGTGCTGATCGTTTCATCAAAAGCGCGGGAAATCACGAGTCGACGTAAATTTCAGCCTTTTGGAATTCCCATTTTGGAGTTTCggacgaggatggtggtgatgTTCTGTTTGTTTCTGTTACTTCTTCATGTAATGTGCTTTCGCAGAGCATCAGTCCACACTTTTTTCTAA
- the LOC103446291 gene encoding uncharacterized protein, whose amino-acid sequence MVSKIVKKNANRRRNRGKSSAKKEAVAASSAMLASLFDCPRRLVKLFAKLARIGTPNRHRGFKILKKAQVHEAETESEPGSGNPLCRKLLFEPPLTPLLSPEKMTVFLDLDETLVHAQADPPPEKFDFIVRPRIDGIEMNFYVRKRPGVDELLGKLGAKYEVVVFTAGLREYASLVLDRLDQKRVISHRLYRDACKEVDGKFVKDLSGLGRDLSRVVIVDDNPNSYVFQPDNAVPVRPFVDDMEDRELGRLVEFFEGLDCEDMRDAVKKFLGSTGGRDGGGSKDGEAV is encoded by the coding sequence ATGGTGTCCAAGATTGTGAAGAAGAATGCCAACAGGCGACGCAATCGCGGAAAGTCCTCTGCCAAGAAGGAGGCAGTCGCGGCCTCCTCCGCAATGTTAGCCTCCCTCTTCGATTGCCCCCGCCGCCTCGTCAAGCTCTTCGCGAAACTTGCGAGAATCGGCACGCCGAACCGCCACAGGGGCTTCAAGATCCTCAAGAAAGCCCAAGTCCACGAGGCGGAGACGGAATCTGAACCCGGATCGGGAAACCCGCTCTGTCGCAAGCTCTTGTTCGAGCCACCGCTTACGCCGCTGCTCTCTCCGGAGAAGATGACGGTGTTTCTCGACCTGGATGAGACCTTGGTGCACGCACAGGCCGACCCGCCGCCGGAGAAGTTCGATTTCATAGTGCGCCCGAGGATCGACGGAATCGAGATGAACTTTTATGTTCGTAAGCGTCCCGGAGTGGACGAGTTGTTGGGGAAGTTAGGGGCGAAGTACGAGGTGGTGGTATTCACGGCGGGGTTGAGAGAGTACGCGTCGCTGGTGCTGGACCGGTTGGACCAGAAACGGGTGATTTCACACCGGCTATATCGGGACGCCTGTAAAGAAGTGGACGGGAAGTTCGTGAAGGACTTGTCCGGGTTGGGGAGGGACTTGAGCCGGGTCGTGATTGTGGACGACAATCCCAATTCGTACGTCTTTCAACCGGACAATGCCGTTCCGGTCCGTCCGTTTGTGGACGACATGGAGGACCGGGAGCTGGGGAGGTTGGTGGAGTTCTTCGAAGGGTTGGACTGTGAAGATATGAGGGACGCTGTGAAGAAATTTCTTGGCAGCACTGGCGGCAGAGACGGCGGTGGATCGAAAGACGGCGAAGCAGTGTGA
- the LOC103446290 gene encoding uncharacterized protein, which yields MDGPRKLNSEVEADDLASGVSDFSLQGGTLRSNFHSPPNDGVDNHGEQKHNDDRIVTESGECDSEVHGKENGEQRKYFYYEAPLSEETGVWIPVSVPPMWEAEHDEWGKGFYSNGGYLPESDMGWFQCIGEEKELTMWDVMVEMLLAARGKVGSLASADTYGCKLSWMSGNLLDQAWKEMAQTLTDANFANVRELIEADPPKWLADSSASSCMLCGVHFHPIMCSRHHCRFCGGIFCGDCSKGRSLMPAKFRVADPQRVCDVCCVRLESVQPYLMDQVSHAAQVPTQDLTDLSTLRSWINIPWGHSMEYEIYKAANAIRVYKKVCSLKPEKSIPDSILRQAKGLAIITTVKVGAMVTYNIGTGVVIARREDGSWSPPSAVSTFGIGWGAQAGGELTDFIIILRTSEAVKTFSGNVHVSVGAGLSAAVGVVGRAAEADVRAGDGGYSACYTYSCSKGAFVGCSLEGSIVTTRTKVNSRFYGSQSITASNVLLGSLPQPPAASTLYRALADLYQKIEQ from the exons ATGGACGGTCCCCGCAAACTGAATTCTGAGGTTGAGGCCGACGATTTGGCTTCTGGGGTTTCGGATTTTTCACTTCAGGGAGGCACCCTCCGCTCGAATTTCCATTCTCCGCCG AATGATGGAGTTGATAATCACGGAGAGCAGAAGCATAATGATGATCGAATAGTGACAGAATCTGGAGAATGTGACTCTGAGGTTCATGGGAAGGAGAATGGGGAGCAAAGAAAATACTTCTATTATGAAGCTCCACTTTCTGAAGAAACGGGGGTTTGGATACCTGTTTCTGTTCCGCCTATGTGGGAAGCTGAGCATGATGAGTGGGGCAAAGGTTTCTACTCTAATGGGGGATACCTTCCCGAGAGTGACATGGGTTGGTTCCAGTGCATTGGGGAAGAGAAGGAGCTGACTATGTGGGATGTGATGGTAGAAATGTTGCTTGCAGCCCGTGGGAAAGTAGGTTCATTAGCTTCAGCTGATACGTACGGATGTAAACTTTCGTGGATGTCAGGTAATCTCCTTGATCAAGCGTGGAAAGAAATGGCCCAAACACTCACAGATGCAAATTTTGCTAATGTAAGAGAACTCATTGAAGCCGACCCACCAAAATGGTTGGCCGATAGTTCTGCATCTTCTTGTATGCTTTGTGGTGTGCACTTTCATCCAATCATGTGTTCTAGGCATCACTGTCGGTTTTGTGGAGGAATATTTTGTGGTGACTGTTCTAAGGGAAGGAGTTTGATGCCGGCAAAGTTCCGTGTTGCAGATCCCCAACGAGTCTGTGATGTATGCTGTGTACGACTAGAGTCTGTCCAACCATACTTAATGGACCAAGTAAGCCATGCTGCCCAGGTTCCAACCCAAGATCTTACAGACCTTAGTACTTTGAGGTCATGGATTAATATTCCTTGGGGACACTCCATGGAGTATGAGATATATAAGGCAGCAAATGCAATTCGTGTTTATAAGAAG GTATGTTCACTAAAGCCTGAGAAGTCGATTCCAGATTCCATTCTGAGACAAGCAAAAGGCCTTGCAATAATCACTACTGTGAAAGTTGGAGCTATGGTTACCTACAATATCGGTACAGGAGTTGTGATTGCTCGTAGAGAAGATGGCTCTTGGTCTCCACCATCTGCTGTTTCTACATTCGGTATAGGTTGGGGTGCGCAG GCTGGAGGGGAGTTGACAGACTTTATCATTATTTTGAGAACAAGTGAAGCTGTAAAGACATTCAGTGGCAATGTGCATGTATCAGTAGGAGCCGGTTTGAGTGCTGCagtcggtgttgttggaagggCAGCTGAAGCTGATGTTCGAGCCGGAGATGGCGGTTACTCTGCTTGTTATACATACAGCTGTAGTAAAG GTGCGTTTGTTGGATGCTCACTGGAAGGTAGTATTGTAACCACCCGCACGAAGGTGAATTCTCGATTTTATGGCAGCCAGTCAATAACTGCATCAAATGTTCTTCTTGGCTCGTTGCCCCAACCCCCCGCCGCTTCTACTCTCTATCGTGCTCTTGCAGACCTATATCAGAAGATCGAGCAGTGA